A section of the Streptomyces sp. NBC_00178 genome encodes:
- a CDS encoding pilus assembly protein TadG-related protein, whose amino-acid sequence MTGRAREAGQAFPIYVAVVAGLLFLAFAYFAVGQASMKKNEAQTAADAAALAAAQDARDEWSWPGVFDLDEWRDLLNGRSAGSGSCAAAARLASENDATKTSCYQDYSPEVSYTVTVETNKTVGSSVIASTESKKATATARAVIEPRCRVEEDLRATPSPRPPDEDDDTDEPDDRKSYKVVCDDEDFGIDPEHLDLLPDLADLFSVHLADK is encoded by the coding sequence ATCACCGGCAGAGCGCGCGAGGCAGGGCAGGCCTTCCCCATCTATGTTGCGGTGGTGGCGGGCCTGCTCTTCCTTGCGTTCGCCTACTTCGCCGTCGGACAGGCCTCGATGAAGAAGAACGAGGCTCAGACGGCGGCCGACGCGGCTGCGCTCGCTGCCGCGCAGGATGCGCGCGACGAGTGGAGCTGGCCCGGGGTGTTCGACCTCGACGAGTGGCGTGACCTGCTGAACGGACGGTCCGCCGGCTCCGGTTCCTGCGCCGCCGCGGCTCGCCTGGCGTCGGAGAACGATGCCACGAAGACGTCCTGCTATCAGGACTATTCCCCAGAGGTGTCATACACGGTCACAGTGGAGACCAACAAGACGGTCGGCAGCTCGGTGATCGCCAGTACCGAGTCGAAGAAGGCCACGGCAACTGCGAGGGCCGTCATCGAGCCGCGTTGCCGGGTTGAAGAGGATCTGCGTGCCACGCCGAGCCCGCGTCCCCCTGACGAGGACGACGACACGGACGAGCCGGATGACCGGAAGTCGTACAAAGTCGTCTGTGATGACGAAGACTTCGGTATCGATCCCGAGCACCTCGACCTGCTGCCGGACCTGGCAGACCTGTTCTCCGTCCATCTGGCCGACAAGTAA